One Streptomyces sp. R28 DNA window includes the following coding sequences:
- a CDS encoding SH3 domain-containing protein, producing MKLRQNLTRSLAATALGLSVIGTGIATAPTASAASLPKSCTTEWTSPQKMEITNSAVHLRSGPGAKYTSLGILHYDTQFTEYCNKDSEWSYGKVTSGPNRGKKGWVKRDYVGSNG from the coding sequence ATGAAGCTCCGCCAGAACCTCACCCGTTCCCTCGCGGCAACCGCGCTCGGCCTGAGTGTCATCGGCACAGGTATAGCCACCGCCCCGACCGCTTCGGCTGCCTCGCTGCCCAAGTCGTGCACCACGGAATGGACTTCGCCGCAGAAAATGGAAATTACCAACTCCGCCGTGCACCTGCGAAGCGGGCCCGGAGCCAAGTACACCTCTCTCGGAATCCTGCACTACGACACTCAATTCACCGAGTACTGCAACAAGGATAGCGAATGGAGCTATGGCAAAGTCACAAGCGGGCCGAATCGCGGGAAAAAGGGTTGGGTCAAGAGGGATTACGTCGGCTCGAACGGCTAG
- a CDS encoding replication initiator, translating into MTDAPIPRERGPPLYPISDEVRRSVLNEAERLRLLSPTERDLIRLVHEPGFPRWLEQIKSIGGCAHPIYLAGHTTTRDAVTGEVLRHYDTGDDPGGRMPVRCRNRRETRCEPCSYLHAGDTFHLVRSGLLGGKGVADGVQRHPRLFVTLTAPSFGAVHRASGPDGAVCRPRRDGGTCEHGRPLGCGHKHADTDSAVGQPLCPDCYDYPGHVLWHASAGSLWNHYCRTLRRHLATAAGITQTRLREHLTVSFAKVAEYQKRGAVHFHAVIRIDGPDGPSSPPPVWGTTELLESAVRSAADQVEVRTPYSPATGERVIKWGKQIDVHPIRSDAFTESTAVTDNAVAAYVAKYVSKSVGDAGGIDYRIQDFDSIRLAPVSAHLRALMAACWRLGGLLELEELRLRAWAHTLGYRGHVLTKSRQYSTTYGALRAVRADHRGGGLVALEDRDTVTESAWRYVGSGHSPAEADFAHGIAEDVAALREIRRDMIAEGWRYAA; encoded by the coding sequence ATGACCGACGCGCCTATCCCTCGTGAAAGGGGGCCTCCCTTGTATCCGATATCGGATGAGGTGCGGCGCTCAGTCCTCAATGAGGCTGAGCGCCTGCGCCTTCTTTCTCCCACCGAGCGTGACCTTATCCGGCTCGTCCACGAACCCGGATTCCCGCGCTGGCTCGAACAGATCAAATCCATTGGCGGGTGCGCGCACCCGATCTACCTCGCCGGACACACCACCACCCGGGATGCCGTCACTGGCGAGGTGCTGCGGCATTACGACACCGGTGACGATCCCGGCGGCCGTATGCCGGTCCGCTGCCGCAACCGGCGAGAGACGCGCTGCGAGCCGTGCTCGTACCTGCATGCGGGCGACACCTTCCACCTGGTCCGCTCTGGTCTCCTGGGCGGCAAAGGCGTTGCGGACGGGGTGCAGCGTCACCCCCGGCTCTTCGTCACCCTCACCGCCCCTTCGTTCGGCGCGGTGCACCGTGCGAGTGGCCCGGACGGGGCCGTGTGCCGCCCTCGACGAGACGGCGGTACCTGCGAACACGGGCGGCCTCTCGGCTGCGGCCACAAGCACGCCGACACCGATTCAGCGGTGGGCCAACCGCTCTGCCCGGACTGCTACGACTACCCCGGACACGTCCTCTGGCACGCTTCGGCCGGCTCACTGTGGAATCACTACTGCCGCACGCTCCGGCGGCACTTGGCGACCGCCGCAGGAATCACACAAACCCGCCTGCGCGAACACCTGACGGTGTCCTTCGCGAAAGTCGCCGAATACCAAAAGCGCGGGGCAGTGCACTTCCACGCGGTGATCCGCATCGACGGGCCAGACGGCCCTTCCTCGCCCCCACCCGTGTGGGGAACAACCGAACTCCTCGAAAGCGCCGTGCGGTCGGCTGCTGACCAAGTAGAGGTGCGCACACCGTATTCCCCCGCAACAGGTGAACGGGTCATCAAGTGGGGAAAACAGATCGACGTACATCCGATCCGCAGCGACGCATTCACCGAATCTACGGCGGTGACCGACAACGCCGTTGCGGCCTACGTCGCTAAATATGTCTCCAAAAGCGTCGGCGACGCGGGTGGCATCGACTACCGCATACAAGACTTCGACAGCATCCGCCTGGCCCCGGTGAGTGCCCACCTGCGCGCTCTCATGGCTGCCTGCTGGCGCCTGGGCGGCCTCCTGGAGCTGGAGGAACTGAGGCTCCGGGCCTGGGCTCACACGCTCGGATACCGGGGCCACGTCCTCACCAAATCACGCCAGTACTCCACCACATACGGAGCACTCCGCGCGGTCCGGGCGGATCACCGGGGTGGCGGCCTGGTCGCCCTGGAGGACCGAGACACCGTCACCGAATCAGCCTGGCGTTACGTCGGCTCCGGACATTCCCCGGCCGAGGCGGACTTTGCGCACGGCATTGCCGAAGACGTAGCAGCCCTCCGCGAAATCAGAAGAGACATGATCGCTGAAGGGTGGAGATATGCGGCGTGA
- a CDS encoding FG-GAP-like repeat-containing protein, with product MRKRPLLLAAALTTGLLTALPAATASAAPSGLAGDFNGDGYRDVAVGAPCTSVGSASCAGAVVVLYGSSSGVSATRKAVITQNSPGVPGTAESGDVFGGALAAADLDRDGYSDLVVGATGESIGDRDGVGSGTVLWGSSSGLSGGKGLPQPSTLAEWGGFSRGIAAGDFDGDGDTDVTLTGQDHTRLYLGPFTRTGGPLSNYRVGELGTTYEVTAGDMTGDGAAERVYPHAVDGDSGGQIFYYRSSGPGSGYTLNELPNADGFPGSIADIDGDGYGDLVLGDATDPSQYKPGGHKGGQITVWYGGPDGPDPAQTPTVVHQDTTGVPGSGETDDAFGSTVSTGDINGDGYADVAVGAPGEDLGSAGEAGSVTVLFGSASGLKTSGAQSYTQNTAGVPGTAESWDRFGSAVDLTDLTKDGKAELVIGVDGENSAGGVWTLRGTSTGLTTTGAKGLTAADISLKYGANFGSVIAQ from the coding sequence TTGCGCAAGCGCCCCCTCCTCCTCGCCGCCGCCCTCACCACCGGCCTGCTCACCGCCCTCCCGGCCGCCACCGCCTCCGCCGCCCCCTCCGGCCTGGCCGGCGACTTCAACGGCGACGGTTACCGCGACGTCGCGGTCGGCGCCCCCTGTACCAGCGTCGGCTCCGCGAGCTGCGCCGGGGCCGTCGTCGTGCTGTACGGCTCGTCGTCCGGTGTCTCGGCCACCCGCAAGGCCGTGATCACCCAGAACTCCCCCGGCGTGCCGGGCACGGCCGAGTCGGGAGACGTGTTCGGCGGCGCCCTCGCCGCCGCCGACCTGGACCGCGACGGCTACTCGGACCTCGTCGTCGGCGCCACCGGCGAGAGCATCGGCGACCGTGACGGCGTCGGCTCCGGCACCGTCCTGTGGGGCTCCAGCTCCGGCCTGTCCGGCGGCAAGGGCCTGCCGCAGCCGTCCACGCTCGCCGAGTGGGGCGGCTTCTCCCGGGGCATCGCGGCCGGCGACTTCGACGGCGACGGCGACACGGACGTCACCCTCACCGGCCAGGACCACACCCGCCTGTACCTCGGCCCCTTCACCCGCACCGGCGGCCCGCTGAGCAACTACCGCGTCGGCGAGCTCGGCACCACCTACGAGGTGACCGCGGGCGACATGACCGGCGACGGCGCGGCCGAGCGCGTCTACCCGCACGCCGTGGACGGCGACTCCGGCGGCCAGATCTTCTACTACCGCAGCTCCGGCCCCGGCTCCGGGTACACCCTGAACGAGCTGCCGAACGCCGACGGCTTCCCCGGCTCGATCGCCGACATCGACGGCGACGGCTACGGCGACCTCGTCCTCGGCGACGCCACCGACCCCAGCCAGTACAAGCCCGGCGGCCACAAGGGCGGCCAGATCACCGTCTGGTACGGCGGTCCGGACGGGCCCGACCCCGCGCAGACGCCGACCGTCGTCCACCAGGACACCACCGGCGTGCCCGGCTCGGGCGAGACCGACGACGCCTTCGGCTCGACCGTGAGCACCGGCGACATCAACGGCGACGGATACGCCGACGTCGCGGTCGGCGCCCCGGGCGAGGACCTCGGCTCGGCCGGCGAGGCGGGCTCGGTGACGGTGCTGTTCGGCTCGGCCTCCGGCCTGAAGACCAGCGGCGCCCAGTCCTACACCCAGAACACCGCCGGCGTGCCCGGCACCGCCGAGTCCTGGGACCGCTTCGGCTCCGCGGTCGACCTCACCGACCTGACCAAGGACGGCAAGGCCGAACTCGTCATCGGCGTCGACGGCGAGAACTCCGCCGGCGGCGTGTGGACCCTGCGCGGCACCTCGACCGGCCTGACCACCACGGGCGCCAAGGGCCTGACCGCCGCCGACATCTCCCTCAAGTACGGCGCCAACTTCGGCTCGGTGATCGCCCAGTGA
- a CDS encoding Yip1 family protein, which translates to MSQLGRKAGPEAEGPARDSPGPGTFEDVAGFRIGRGSRNNGTPQTRPQQPRYGQQAPQGPSYGYPPPPQQPYGGSGGGAGGWPQAHGGGGQGGYGAGGQGGHGEPEYFGDGGYPHGQGGAPDPYAANHPGHTQAFSVGEDPYSQGETYHAGSAPPAPVGPRLHWKQLLRGIVLSPGQTFLQMRDYTMWGPALVVTFLYGLLAVFGFDGARNDAINATLSNAVPIVLTTAVAMVLSSFVLGVVTHTLARQLGGDGAWQPTVGLSMLVMSLTDAPRLVFAMFAGGDATFVQALGWATWVAGGVLLTLMVSKSHDLPWPKALGASAIQLVALLSIVKLGTF; encoded by the coding sequence ATGTCACAGCTCGGCCGCAAAGCCGGGCCCGAAGCGGAGGGCCCGGCACGCGATTCTCCGGGACCAGGTACGTTCGAAGACGTGGCTGGATTCAGGATCGGACGGGGCAGCCGGAACAACGGCACCCCGCAAACGCGCCCCCAACAACCTCGGTACGGGCAGCAGGCGCCCCAGGGACCGTCGTACGGCTATCCCCCGCCGCCGCAGCAGCCGTACGGCGGCTCGGGCGGCGGCGCAGGCGGTTGGCCGCAGGCGCACGGCGGCGGTGGCCAGGGCGGTTACGGCGCCGGCGGCCAGGGTGGGCACGGCGAGCCGGAGTACTTCGGCGACGGCGGCTACCCGCACGGCCAGGGCGGCGCCCCGGACCCGTACGCGGCGAACCACCCGGGCCACACCCAGGCCTTCTCGGTCGGCGAGGACCCCTACAGCCAGGGCGAGACCTACCACGCGGGCTCGGCCCCGCCCGCCCCGGTCGGCCCTCGCCTGCACTGGAAGCAGCTGCTGCGCGGCATCGTCCTGTCCCCCGGGCAGACGTTCCTGCAGATGCGGGACTACACGATGTGGGGCCCCGCCCTCGTCGTGACCTTCCTGTACGGCCTGCTGGCGGTCTTCGGCTTCGACGGCGCACGCAACGACGCGATCAACGCGACCCTGTCGAACGCGGTCCCGATCGTCCTGACGACAGCCGTGGCGATGGTCCTGTCGTCCTTCGTCCTGGGCGTGGTCACCCACACGCTGGCCCGCCAGCTGGGCGGCGACGGCGCCTGGCAGCCCACGGTCGGCCTCTCCATGCTGGTCATGTCCCTGACCGACGCGCCCCGCCTGGTCTTCGCGATGTTCGCCGGCGGCGACGCGACGTTCGTCCAGGCCCTGGGCTGGGCGACGTGGGTGGCGGGGGGTGTCCTGCTGACCCTGATGGTCTCCAAGTCCCACGACCTGCCCTGGCCGAAGGCACTGGGCGCGAGCGCGATCCAGCTGGTCGCGCTGCTGTCGATCGTGAAGCTGGGCACGTTCTAG
- a CDS encoding FG-GAP-like repeat-containing protein, producing the protein MRKRTLLLAAALTVTAGLLSALPATSAFAAPSGLSGDFNGDGYRDVAVAAPIAKVGGKTGAGYVAVVYGTASGLDTGKRQIISQATDGIPGVPESYDYFGDRLTTGDLDDDGYTDLIVGVHAERIGSTDDSGVLTVIWGGSTGLKSATDLSSPLPENRNELGWSVATGDFDGDGDTDLAPANIAYPDLSVFHGPISRTGVASYAESIAASAEAGMGVDKIVAGRVNGDDATDLLIMGQQDTDSGYYRTRSALFIGGADGLHLHGELAGGYDAVIADVNKDGYGDIVTGNFMEKSAAEPDGGLGGAVTVTYGSDSGLSTRAPVRITQDTAGVPGAAEKGDGFGWSLAAGDTNGDGYADIAVGIENEAVGSVYKAGSFAVLRGSASGLTGSGAKVFSQDSSGVPGTAERLDNFGSAVHLTDIDGNGRAELVASAVNENTGDGAVWLFKSTTSGITATGARTFGAATVGGPTGDAYFGDVLAG; encoded by the coding sequence ATGCGCAAGCGCACCCTTCTGCTGGCGGCCGCTCTGACGGTCACCGCGGGTCTGCTGTCCGCCCTGCCCGCCACCAGCGCCTTCGCCGCCCCCTCGGGCCTGTCCGGCGACTTCAACGGCGACGGCTACCGCGATGTCGCCGTCGCCGCCCCCATCGCCAAGGTCGGCGGCAAGACGGGCGCCGGATACGTCGCCGTCGTCTACGGCACCGCGAGCGGCCTCGACACCGGCAAGCGGCAGATCATCAGCCAGGCCACCGACGGCATCCCGGGCGTCCCGGAGTCGTACGACTACTTCGGCGACCGGCTGACCACCGGCGACCTGGACGACGACGGCTACACGGACCTGATCGTGGGCGTGCACGCCGAGCGGATCGGCTCGACCGACGACTCCGGCGTGCTGACGGTGATCTGGGGCGGCTCGACCGGCCTGAAGAGCGCCACCGACCTCTCCTCGCCCCTGCCCGAGAACCGCAACGAGCTCGGCTGGTCCGTCGCCACCGGCGACTTCGACGGCGACGGGGACACCGACCTGGCGCCCGCCAACATCGCCTACCCGGACCTGAGCGTCTTCCACGGTCCCATCTCCCGCACCGGCGTGGCCAGTTACGCCGAGTCCATCGCCGCGTCCGCCGAGGCGGGCATGGGCGTTGACAAGATCGTCGCGGGCAGGGTCAACGGCGACGACGCCACCGACCTCCTCATCATGGGCCAGCAGGACACCGACTCCGGCTACTACCGCACCCGCAGCGCCCTCTTCATCGGCGGGGCCGACGGCCTGCACCTGCACGGCGAGCTCGCGGGCGGCTACGACGCGGTGATCGCCGACGTGAACAAGGACGGCTACGGCGACATCGTCACCGGCAACTTCATGGAGAAGTCGGCGGCCGAGCCCGACGGCGGCCTCGGCGGCGCGGTCACGGTGACGTACGGCTCCGACTCGGGCCTGTCCACCCGCGCCCCGGTCAGGATCACCCAGGACACGGCCGGTGTCCCGGGAGCCGCCGAGAAGGGCGACGGCTTCGGCTGGAGCCTCGCGGCGGGCGACACCAACGGCGACGGCTACGCGGACATCGCGGTCGGCATCGAGAACGAGGCCGTCGGCTCGGTGTACAAGGCGGGCTCGTTCGCGGTCCTGCGCGGTTCGGCGTCCGGTCTGACGGGCAGCGGCGCCAAGGTCTTCAGCCAGGACAGCTCGGGTGTCCCCGGTACGGCCGAGCGGCTGGACAACTTCGGCAGCGCGGTCCACCTCACGGACATCGACGGCAACGGCCGCGCGGAACTCGTCGCGAGCGCGGTGAACGAGAACACCGGCGACGGCGCCGTCTGGCTCTTCAAGTCCACCACCTCCGGTATCACCGCCACCGGCGCCAGGACCTTCGGCGCCGCCACGGTGGGCGGCCCGACGGGCGACGCGTACTTCGGCGACGTACTGGCGGGCTGA
- a CDS encoding YciI family protein, producing the protein MAKYLLLKHYRGAPAPVNNVPMDRWTPEEVSAHMQYMHDFAARLEKSGEFVDGQALAPEGTFVRYDGEGRPPVTDGPFAETKDLIAGWMVIDVDSYERAVELAGELSAAPGAGGKPIHEWLELRPFMTAPPTITE; encoded by the coding sequence ATGGCCAAGTACTTGCTTCTCAAGCACTACCGCGGCGCTCCGGCTCCGGTCAACAACGTGCCGATGGACCGGTGGACGCCCGAGGAGGTCTCGGCGCACATGCAGTACATGCACGACTTCGCGGCCCGGCTCGAGAAGAGCGGCGAGTTCGTCGACGGTCAGGCGCTCGCCCCCGAGGGGACGTTCGTCCGGTACGACGGTGAGGGGCGCCCGCCGGTCACCGACGGCCCGTTCGCCGAGACCAAGGACCTCATCGCCGGCTGGATGGTGATCGACGTCGACAGCTACGAGCGCGCGGTCGAACTGGCCGGGGAGCTGTCGGCCGCCCCCGGGGCGGGCGGGAAGCCGATCCACGAGTGGCTCGAGCTGCGCCCCTTCATGACCGCGCCGCCCACCATCACGGAGTGA
- a CDS encoding tyrosine-type recombinase/integrase, protein MASIIKRCECKVGAWPRCKHSWVVRFRDANGAQTEESFPHNKKTEAKDLANKVENDKRLGVYVDRKHSKRTFEDCWKEWLGFGQREDSTLVQYASIYKNHFADMFGSRRIGSITPSDIAKWEEVQKEKGYKPYGIATRKVVLKSFLKYCYEAEIVPKYAGKTIAVNGRTDSSYRPVEDDEIPTTAEVMAIYEAMRPVYKSSIWIQAGCGLRVGEALAFSQSHFTRRDGWYFVQNQLTNFGKNGGSNRGTSVKNEPKWSRKGRWVPVPPSVADELEKHRAFWEPWGDEGWYYESETYQHRHPSRTTYTDRWNDAIKKAGLEDSGYTPKALRHYFASMSIAAGVPLYEVARWMGHSSTKVTEQVYAHLVDGADERITGAFEASLADAFRSRLTLVDDEAA, encoded by the coding sequence GTGGCTTCAATCATCAAGCGCTGTGAGTGCAAGGTTGGCGCGTGGCCGCGCTGCAAGCACTCGTGGGTGGTTCGGTTCCGGGACGCCAACGGGGCCCAGACGGAGGAGTCGTTCCCTCACAACAAGAAGACTGAGGCGAAGGACCTTGCCAACAAGGTCGAGAACGACAAGCGCCTTGGGGTGTACGTCGACCGCAAGCACTCCAAGCGAACCTTTGAAGACTGCTGGAAAGAGTGGTTGGGCTTCGGGCAGCGGGAAGACTCCACGCTTGTCCAGTACGCGAGCATCTACAAGAACCACTTTGCCGATATGTTCGGAAGCCGCCGTATCGGCTCCATCACTCCATCGGACATCGCGAAGTGGGAAGAAGTCCAGAAGGAAAAGGGATACAAGCCCTACGGAATTGCTACCCGCAAGGTCGTGCTGAAATCGTTCCTCAAATACTGCTATGAGGCGGAGATCGTCCCGAAGTACGCGGGGAAGACGATTGCGGTGAACGGCCGGACCGACTCGTCCTATCGTCCGGTTGAGGACGACGAGATCCCGACCACGGCTGAGGTAATGGCCATCTATGAGGCCATGCGCCCTGTCTACAAGTCGTCGATCTGGATTCAGGCGGGCTGTGGGTTGCGTGTGGGTGAGGCCCTGGCCTTCTCTCAGTCGCACTTCACCCGCCGGGATGGCTGGTACTTCGTTCAGAACCAGCTGACCAACTTCGGCAAGAACGGCGGCTCGAACCGGGGGACCAGCGTTAAGAACGAGCCCAAGTGGTCCCGGAAGGGTCGATGGGTGCCGGTCCCTCCCTCGGTGGCTGACGAGCTGGAGAAGCACCGTGCCTTCTGGGAGCCGTGGGGGGATGAGGGTTGGTACTACGAGTCAGAGACCTACCAGCACCGTCACCCCTCCCGGACGACGTACACGGACCGTTGGAACGACGCGATCAAGAAGGCCGGGCTGGAGGACTCGGGGTACACCCCGAAGGCTCTCCGCCACTACTTCGCGAGCATGTCCATTGCGGCGGGCGTGCCCCTGTATGAGGTGGCACGGTGGATGGGACACAGCTCCACCAAGGTCACAGAGCAGGTCTACGCGCACCTAGTAGACGGAGCTGACGAGCGGATCACGGGAGCTTTCGAGGCGTCGCTCGCGGACGCCTTCCGGAGTCGCCTGACACTGGTGGACGATGAGGCAGCCTGA
- a CDS encoding helix-turn-helix domain-containing protein, translating to MSAGGSNRLLTPDQTAERLAVSKRTLYAKWRDWGIPAYKVGKHLRFRERDVDHWIAQQACS from the coding sequence ATGAGTGCGGGCGGGTCGAATCGGCTCCTGACCCCGGATCAGACAGCTGAGCGGTTGGCTGTCTCAAAGAGAACGCTATATGCGAAATGGCGTGATTGGGGAATACCGGCTTATAAAGTCGGAAAGCATCTCAGGTTTCGCGAACGTGACGTAGATCACTGGATCGCCCAACAGGCTTGTAGCTAG
- a CDS encoding RNA polymerase sigma factor yields MNEALLRSLTPSVLAVLVRRGADFAAAEDAVQEALVEAVRGWPADPPRDPKGWLVTVAWRKFLDQARSDTARRRREDLVDEEPAPGPAPALDDTLQLYFLCAHPSLTPSSAVALTLRAVGGLTTRQIAQAYLVPEATMAQRISRAKRTVSGVRFDRPGDVATVLRVLYLVFNEGYSGDVDLAAEAIRLTRQLAAAIDHPEVAGLLALMLLHHARRAARTAPDGSLVPLAEQDRGRWDTESIAEGIEILQSALARDRLGEFQAQAAIAALHADAPTAEETDWVQIVEWYDELTRLTDSPVVRLNRAVAVGEADGPRAGLAALAELDASLPRHTAVAAYLHERDGDLTTAARLYAEAAHKAPNLAERNHLTREAARLNAGRRH; encoded by the coding sequence ATGAACGAGGCCCTGCTGAGGAGCCTCACGCCCAGCGTGCTCGCCGTCCTCGTCCGCCGCGGAGCCGACTTCGCGGCGGCCGAGGACGCCGTGCAGGAGGCGCTGGTCGAGGCGGTCCGCGGCTGGCCGGCCGACCCGCCGCGCGACCCGAAGGGCTGGCTGGTCACCGTGGCCTGGCGCAAGTTCCTCGACCAGGCCAGGTCGGACACCGCCCGCCGCCGACGCGAGGACCTCGTAGACGAGGAACCGGCGCCCGGACCCGCACCCGCCCTCGACGACACCCTCCAGCTCTACTTCCTGTGCGCCCACCCGTCACTGACGCCGTCGTCCGCCGTCGCGCTCACCCTGCGCGCCGTCGGCGGACTCACCACCCGCCAGATCGCCCAGGCCTACCTGGTGCCCGAGGCGACCATGGCGCAACGCATCAGCCGGGCCAAGCGCACCGTCTCCGGCGTACGGTTCGACCGGCCCGGCGACGTCGCCACCGTGCTGCGCGTCCTCTACCTGGTCTTCAACGAGGGCTACTCCGGCGACGTCGACCTCGCCGCCGAGGCCATCCGGCTCACCCGGCAGCTCGCGGCCGCGATCGACCACCCCGAGGTGGCGGGCCTGCTCGCCCTCATGCTGCTGCACCACGCCAGGCGCGCCGCCCGGACCGCGCCCGACGGCAGCCTGGTGCCGCTGGCCGAGCAGGACCGGGGCCGCTGGGACACGGAGTCGATCGCCGAGGGCATCGAGATCCTCCAGTCGGCACTGGCCCGGGACCGGCTGGGCGAGTTCCAGGCCCAGGCCGCCATCGCAGCCCTCCACGCCGACGCACCCACCGCCGAGGAGACCGACTGGGTACAGATCGTCGAGTGGTACGACGAGCTCACGCGCCTGACGGACAGCCCGGTCGTCCGGCTCAACCGCGCGGTGGCGGTCGGCGAGGCCGACGGACCCCGCGCGGGCCTTGCGGCACTCGCGGAGCTGGACGCCTCACTGCCCCGCCACACGGCGGTGGCGGCCTACCTCCACGAGCGCGACGGCGACCTGACGACGGCGGCGCGCCTGTACGCCGAGGCGGCCCACAAGGCACCCAACCTCGCCGAACGCAACCACCTGACCCGCGAGGCCGCCCGCCTCAACGCCGGCCGGCGCCACTGA
- a CDS encoding SH3 domain-containing protein codes for MKLRQNAARSLAATALGLSVIGAGIATAPTASAASLPRDCESVYQNVKKATEAVNLRKGPGRNYTSLGILSKGTRFTVYCTKDFYWYYGKVGTGANKGRKGWVSIAYLENAR; via the coding sequence ATGAAGCTCCGCCAGAACGCCGCTCGTTCCCTCGCCGCAACCGCGCTCGGCCTCAGCGTCATCGGGGCCGGTATAGCCACCGCCCCGACCGCTTCGGCTGCTTCTCTGCCAAGGGATTGTGAATCTGTTTATCAGAATGTCAAGAAGGCGACGGAAGCCGTGAACCTCCGAAAGGGGCCGGGGAGGAATTACACGTCCCTTGGAATTCTGTCCAAGGGAACCCGGTTCACCGTGTACTGCACGAAGGATTTCTATTGGTACTACGGAAAGGTTGGAACCGGTGCAAACAAGGGGCGAAAGGGGTGGGTCAGCATTGCCTACTTGGAGAACGCGCGATAG
- a CDS encoding VCBS repeat-containing protein — MHKHHPRRTARLALATATAAALTGGLLSFAASTATPPDSTVVPRADFNGDGIGDVAFSADGAYVSGKKEAGQLVVLYGTASGVSSAKRHTISQNTTGSPGTAEAGDRFGYDTAYADFNGDGYDDIAVGASGEDVGSDVDGGGLAILWGSASGITGKGVTVADPAPSAHDRWGKNLAAGDFDGDGKADLAVGSNNATLYVFKGGFNSSGVAGGRYTIKPPIMGSDANGPLNLSAGDVNGDSRTDLVVDGYEYQTDYGWNQNYYIPGSSSGLAMANIRTLKPGVITAIGDINGDGFGDIVSGAQWNATTSDGTSVPDSAKGGKVWVTYGTVDGPGSVTGITQDTGNVPGASETNDWFGYELDLGDINGDGFLDLAIGVAGENIGSAANTGAVTVLYGSASGLNTSTGAQGFAQSTAGVPGDDEDDDMFGIDLKLDDVTGDGRADLVVGSAENDGNGGVTYLPSDGSKITTTGSRSIAPSTSGVSTTGTPYFGANFTD; from the coding sequence ATGCACAAGCACCACCCGCGCCGCACCGCACGACTCGCCCTCGCGACGGCCACCGCGGCCGCGCTCACCGGCGGTCTGCTCTCGTTCGCGGCGTCCACGGCGACCCCCCCCGACTCCACCGTCGTCCCGCGGGCCGATTTCAACGGCGACGGCATCGGCGACGTGGCCTTCTCCGCCGACGGCGCCTATGTGAGCGGCAAGAAGGAAGCCGGCCAGCTCGTCGTCCTCTACGGCACCGCGAGCGGCGTCTCGTCCGCCAAGCGTCACACGATCAGCCAGAACACCACCGGGTCGCCCGGTACCGCCGAAGCCGGGGACCGCTTCGGCTACGACACCGCCTACGCCGACTTCAACGGCGACGGCTACGACGACATCGCCGTGGGCGCTTCGGGCGAGGACGTCGGCAGCGACGTCGACGGCGGTGGCCTGGCCATCCTGTGGGGCTCCGCCTCCGGCATCACCGGCAAGGGCGTCACGGTCGCCGACCCGGCCCCGTCCGCGCACGACCGCTGGGGCAAGAACCTCGCGGCCGGCGACTTCGACGGCGACGGCAAGGCCGACCTGGCCGTCGGCAGCAACAACGCGACCCTCTACGTCTTCAAGGGCGGCTTCAACTCCTCCGGCGTCGCGGGCGGGCGCTACACCATCAAGCCCCCGATCATGGGCTCGGACGCGAACGGCCCGCTGAACCTGAGCGCCGGTGACGTCAACGGCGACAGCCGCACCGACCTGGTCGTCGACGGCTACGAGTACCAGACCGACTACGGCTGGAACCAGAACTACTACATCCCCGGCTCCTCCAGCGGCCTGGCCATGGCCAACATCCGGACCCTCAAGCCCGGTGTGATCACCGCGATCGGCGACATCAACGGCGACGGCTTCGGCGACATCGTCAGCGGCGCCCAGTGGAACGCCACCACCAGCGACGGCACCTCCGTCCCGGACTCCGCCAAGGGCGGCAAGGTCTGGGTGACGTACGGCACGGTAGACGGCCCCGGCTCGGTCACCGGCATCACCCAGGACACCGGCAACGTCCCCGGCGCCTCCGAGACCAACGACTGGTTCGGCTACGAGCTCGACCTCGGCGACATCAACGGCGACGGCTTCCTCGACCTCGCCATCGGCGTCGCCGGCGAGAACATCGGCAGCGCCGCGAACACCGGCGCCGTCACCGTTCTGTACGGCAGCGCGAGCGGCCTGAACACCTCCACCGGCGCGCAGGGCTTCGCGCAGAGCACCGCGGGCGTCCCCGGCGACGACGAGGACGACGACATGTTCGGCATCGACCTCAAGCTCGACGACGTCACCGGCGACGGCAGGGCCGACCTGGTCGTCGGCTCCGCCGAGAACGACGGCAACGGCGGGGTCACCTACCTGCCCTCCGACGGCTCGAAGATCACCACCACCGGCTCCCGTTCCATCGCCCCGAGCACCTCGGGCGTCTCGACGACGGGCACGCCGTACTTCGGCGCCAACTTCACGGACTGA